Part of the Opitutus sp. ER46 genome is shown below.
TGCGCACGGCCTTCTTCACCGTGGGCGAGGTTCACCTCGAGTTGCTCGAGCCGACGTCCCCGGAGAGCCCGGTGGCCAAGTTCATCGAGAAAAACGGGGAGGGCGTGCATCACGTCGCCTTCGCCTCGACCGACATCGTCGGCCAGCTGGCGCAGGCCGCCGGCGCCGGTACCCGCCTGATCAACGACAAGCCTTTCGAAGGCGCGGCCGGCAAGCTCGTCGCCTTCCTGCATCCCAAGTCCACCCATGGCGTGCTGACCGAGATCTGCATGCCGAAGAACAGCTGAGCGCGGGCTCACCAAATTACTGCCTATCATGGCGATTCCAAAATCGTATCTTGAAGAGCTGCAGAAGCGGCGCGAGGCGGCCTATGCCGGCGGTGGCGCCGACAAGCTCGCCGAACGCAAGAAGAAGGGCCTGCTGAACGCACGCGAACGCCTCGAGGCGCTGTTCCAGCCGGGCAGCTTCCTTGAGTCCGGCCTGCACGCGCAGCACGACTGCCACAACTTCGGCATGCAGTCGAAGACCCTGCCGACCGACGGTGTCATCACCGGCGTCGGCTACATCGATGGCCGGCCCATCGCCGCGTTCAGCCACGACTTCACCGTCGGCGGCGGCGCGCTGGGCAAGATCCACTCGAAGAAGGTCGCCGACGTCATGGACTACGCCATGCAGGCGGGCATGCCCATGGTCGGCATCAACGACTCGGGTGGCGCGCGCATTCAGGAGGGTGATGACTCGCTCTCCGGCTACGGCCAGATCTTCTTCCGCAATGTGCTGCTCTCCGGCGTCGTGCCGCAGATCTCCATCATCGCCGGCCCGTGCGCCGGTGGCGCGGCGTATTCGCCGGCGCTGACGGACTTCATCATCATGACGAAGAAGAACGCGCAGATGTTCATCTGCGGTCCCGACGTCATCAAGGCCTCGACCGGCCAGACGACGACGATGGACGAGATCGGCAGCGCCGCGGCGCACGCCACGATCTCCGGCAACATTCACTTCGTCGCCGAGGATGATCACCACGCGTTCGACATCGCGCGCAAGCTCCTGTCGTTCCTTCCGCAGAACAACATCATGGACCCGCCGCACCGCCCGGTGCCGGTGCCGATGGAGCGCGACGAGCGCATGAACGAGCTCGTGCCCGAGGATTCGAAGGCGCCGCTCGACGTGCTGAAGGTCATCAACTTGCTGGTCGACGACGGCGACTTCCTCGAGGTCCAGAAGGACTTCGCGAAGAACATCGTCGTGGGCTTCGGCCGCATCGGCGGCCTGGTCGTCGGCATCATTGCCAACCAGCCGGCGGTGAAGGCGGGCACGCTGGACATCGACTCGTCCGACAAGGGCGCGCGGTTCATCCGGTTCTGCAACGTCTTCAACATCCCGGTCGTGACGCTGGTCGACATCCCGGGCTTCATGCCGGGCGTCGCGCAGGAGCGTGGCGGCATCATCCGCCACGGTGCGAAGATGCTCTTCGCCTACGCGGCCTGCACGGTGCCGAAGATCACCGTCATCATGCGCAAGGCGTACGGCGGCGCGTACTTGGCGATGTGCAGCCGCGACATGGGCGCGGACTTCGTCTACGCGTGGCCGTGCTCCGAGATCGCGGTCATGGGCGCCGGCGGTGCCGTCGGCGTGCTCTACAAGAAGGAAATCGCCGCGGCGGCCGACCCGAAGAAGAAGGCCGCTGAGCTGGCGGACGAGTATCGGAAGACCTTCGGGTCGCCGTATGCCGCCGCCGCCAAGGCGATGATCAACGACGTCATCGAGCCCGCGCAGACGCGCGGGATCGTGGCGATGGCGCTGCGCAACACGCTCTCGAAGCGCGAGACGCGGCCGCCGAAGAAGCACGGCAACATTCCGCTCTAATCGGATTGGTCGGGCAGCCGTCCGCGGCGCGCGTTTCGACGCGTGCCGCCGCCTCCGGCGCAGGACGGCCGCCCGGTTTCTCCTTACTCTTCATCCATCATGTCGTTTCTCGCTCCAACCCCGGTCCTCGCCAATGCTCCGCTGTTCGGGAACCAGTGGCTCGCGCTGTTCGCCATCCTTGGCGGCGTCGCGGGCTTCATGGCCCTGATCATCGTGGTCGGTCGCTGGCTGGCGGCGACTCATCCGGATGCTCCGTCTCGGAGCAGCTCGGCGTCGGCTCCATCTGCTCCCGCCACGACGGCGGCCGCCGCTCAGACCATCTCTCCCGAGATCCTGGCGGTGATCGCTTCCGCGGTCGCCGTGACAGTTGGGCCTCGCGCCCGCGTTGCCGCCGTTGTTCCGGTCAAATCGCAGGCACCGTCCGTCGAGATGCTGATGCAGCAGTGGTCAATCGAAGGCCGCCGTCAGATCTATTCCTCTCACCAAATTCGCTGATCCAAACTTCTTCTCATCCATTTCATGAAAAAGCTTCGCGTTACCATTGAAGGTAAGAGCTACGACGTCCTCGTCGAAATCCTCGACGGTGGCACTCCGGCTGCCGCGGCCCCCGCCGCCGCTCCGGTGGCCTCCGCCCCGGTCTCGGCTGCCAGCGTGAGCGCGCCCGTCTCGGCGGCGCCCGCTCCGGTGGCCAAGCCCGCCGCCGGCGGTCCTGGCGACGTGCGCAGCCCGCTGGCGGGCAAGATCGTCTCCATCGACGTCAAGGTCGGGGCGGCGGTGCAGGAAGGCGCCCAGATTGCCACGATCGAGGCGATGAAGATGAATACCTACATCTTTGCGCCGAAGAGCGGCACGGTCTCGGCCGTGCACGCCAAGGCCGGCGACGGCGTCGAGGAAGGCGCGCTGCTCCTGCAGATCGCCTAAACTTGCCAACCGGTCAGGCCAGGGTGGGGCGGCAATCGCCCCGCCCGGCCTCGTGCCCGTTTTGGTTCCAGAACCACGATGAAAACCGCCATTCTTAGCGCCCTCACCATTTACGCGCTCGCGTTCGCGATCTCCATGCTCGTGGCCGGGCTGATCAAGGTTCTCTACGCCGTCGTGCAGCGGCTGAACCGGTCGAAATAGGACGTGTGACCGAGTCACGCTCCTCGTTAGCGGAATACCTCTAAATGCAATTTCATGATCTCCTAAATGTCTTCCAGGGCATCACGACCCTGTTCGACTCTCCGACCCCGATCTTTGTCGGGCGAATCGGCCTCATGCTCCTCGGCATGTTGCTCGTGTATCTGGGCCGCAAAGGCGTCCTCGAGCCGCTGCTGATGATTCCGATGGGTTTGGGTATGGCCGCGGTGAACGCGGGCGTGCTCTTCCTTGATCCCATGACCGCCGCCGCGGTCGGCGAGGGCACCGCTGTGAAGCATGGCACGCTGATGATGGCGCCGCTGGTCCAGAAGACCGATAACCTGATGTACATCCTGCAGATCGATTTTCTGCAGCCGATCTACACCTTTGCCTTCAGCAACGGCTTGATCGCGTGCTTCGTCTTCATGGGCATTGGCGTGCTGCTTGACGTGGGTTTCGTGCTGGCGCGTCCGTTTCTCAGCATGTTCCTCGCGCTCTGCGCCGAGCTCGGCACGATCGTGACGTTCCCGATCGCCGTGGCGATGGGCCTCAATTACGGCGAGGCCGCCTCGATCGCGATGGTCGGCGGTGCCGACGGCCCGATGGTGCTCTTCACTTCGCTGACCCTGGCGAAGGACCTGTTCGTGCCGATCACCGTCGTCGCGTACCTGTACCTTGGCCTGACCTACGGTGGCTATCCGTATCTCATTCGGCTGCTCGTGCCGGAGAAGCTGCGCGGTCTCAAGATGCCGCCGAAGCCGATCGTGAAGATCACGGCGGACGAAAAGCTGACGTTCGCGGTCGTTGCCTGCACGGTTCTCTGCCTGCTCTTCCCGTCGGCGGCCCCGCTGTTCCTCTCGCTCTTCGTGGGCGTCGCGGTGCGCGAGGCCGGCCTCAGCTACTTCGTGGCGTTCATCGACGGTCCGGTGCTGTACGGGTCGACGCTGTTCCTCGGCCTGCTGCTCGGCGTGCTGTGCGAAGCCTCGATCATCCTCGATCCGCGCGTGCTGATCCTCCTGGTTCTCGGCATCCTGGCGCTGCTGCTCTCGGGCATCGGCGGCATCGTGGGTGGCTACATCGCGTACTTTGCCAGCGGCCGAAAGATCAACCCGGTCATTGGCATCGCAGGTGTGAGTTGCGTGCCGTCCACCGCGAAGGTGGCGCAGAAGGAAGTGTCCAAGGTTCGACCGGACTCGATCATCCTGCCGGAGGCGCTGGGCGCCAACATCAGCGGTGTGATCACAACGGCGATCCTCACCGGTATCTACGTGACGCTCGTCCCGCTGCTGACGAAATGAAGAACGTCCTCGGCAACGCCCGGTATTGGGTGACGGGCACGCTGACCGCGACGGTCGGCGTGCTGCTCGCCCGCGTCGTCGCCCCGCACGCTGCGGCGGGGCTGCGCGTGCCGGCGGCCCTGGGCGGAGAGATCCTGGCGATCGGCGGACTCCTGGTGATCTGCTTCGGCGTGAGTCGGCGCGTGAACCGGAAGGAATCCGCCGACGTCTGACGCGTTCACCGTGAGCATCGTCTCTGAAACCATCCCCGCCGCTTATCCCGCCGATGGGTGGGATATCGCGGTATTGGACGAGGTGGACTCGACGAACACGCTCGCGGGGCGCAAGCCCGCCTGGACCGCGCTGCGCGCGCACACCCAGACCGGCGGTCGCGGGCGCACGCGTGACCGGCGCTGGGTTTCGGATTCGGGCGGGCTGTGGTTGTCGGCGGTTTTGCCCTGTCCGGGCCCGCGTACCGCGTGGGAGATCCTGCCGCTGGCGGCAGGTTGGGCCGTGCTCGATGCGCTGCGCGAACTCGGCGTCAGCGGCGCCCGTCTGCGCTGGCCGAACGACGTGATGGTCGGCCGCGGCAAGCTCGCCGGTCTGCTGGTCGAGCGCTACACGGCCGAGACGGCGGTGGTGGGCATCGGCCTGAATGTCTTCAATCACCCGGAACGGGCGGCCGCCGACCTGGCCGGCCAGACGGTGCGCCTGGCGGACCTGGTGCCCGGCGACCAGAACCTCGATGCCGTGATGCGGGTGGTGCTGCGGTCGCTGCGGGAGGCGCACGAAACCGTCCTCGGCCCGGGTTTCGGCGTGATCGCGGACGAGCTCAACCGGGCGTGGAAGGAACCGCGCCGGGTCGAAGTCACGCTTCAGGGCCAGACCGAGCCGCTGGTCGGGCAATTCCACGGCGTGGACCTGCAGGGCCGGCTGCGCCTGACGGTCAAGGGGCGGGCGCCGGCGTATTACGACGCCACGCAGGTGGCACTGCTGCGCGAACTCGCCTGATTATTCCTACTGCGGCGAAACCAAAACCGCTCCTTCATTCCCACTTCTTCCAACATGTCCCTCGTTGCCTTCAATAACACCGTCCTCCGCGACGGCCATCAATCGCTCGCCGCCACGCGCATGACGACGGCGCAGATGCTGCCTGCAGCGCCGATTCTCGACGAACTTGGCTTTGCCGGCCTTGAGACCTGGGGTGGGGCGACCATCGACTCCTGCCTGCGGTACCTTGGCGAGAACCCGTTCGACCGGTTGCGCGCGCTGAAGAAGGCCGCGCCGAAGACGCCGCAGATCATGCTGCTGCGCGGCCAGAACATCGTCCAGTACACGAGCTTCCCCGATGACGTCGTCGAGGCGTTCGTGCGCGCCAACGCGGCCGCCGGCCAGGACATCTTCCGCATCTTCGACGCGCTGAACGACACCCGCAACCTCGCGACCGCGATCAAGACAGTGCGCAGCTGCGGCAAGCACGCGCGCGGTGAGATCTGCTACACGACCAGCCCGGTGCACACGATCGAGGCGTTCGTGAAGCTCGGCGTGGAGCTCGAGAAGATGGGTTGCCACTCGATTGGCATCAAGGACATGTCCGGCGTCATCGCGCCGCGCATTGCCTACAACCTGGTCAAGGAGCTGAAGAGCAAGGTGGGCCTGCCGATCACGCTGCACACGCACGACACCGCCGGCCTTGGCGCCGCAGCGTACCTGGCCGCGATCGACGCGGGCGTGGACGCGGTGGAGACCTCGATCACCCCGTTCGCCAACGGTACCGCTCAGCCGGATACGGTGCGCATGCTCGCGCTGCTCGAAGGCCATCCGCGCTGCCCGAAGTTCAACACGGCGAAGCTGCAGCAGCTCCGCGAGTACTTCACCGGCGTGTACAAGGAGCTCGAGAAGTTCACCTCGCCGGCCAACGAACGCGTCGACTCCGACACGCTGTGCTACCAGGTGCCGGGCGGCATGCTTTCAAATTTCCGCAATCAGCTGAAGGAGCAGGGCATGACCGACAAGTTCGAGCAGGTCATGGCCGAGATCCCGTACGTCCGGCAGTGCCTGGGCTGGATCCCGCTGGTCACGCCGACCTCCCAGATCGTCGGCACGCAGTCGATGCTCAACGTGAAGTTCGGCCGCTGGAAGAATTTCTCCCAGCCGGCGATGGACATCGCGCTCGGCAAGTACGGCCGCACCCCGGGGCCGATCGATCCGCAGGTGCTCAAGCTCGCGTTGGAGAAGTCGGGGCAGAAGCAGATCGAAGGGCGCCCCGCCGACGCGTTGGCGCCCCGGATGGCCAAGCTCCGCGAGGAGCTGGCGGCCGCCGGCCTGCCGACCAACGACGAAGCCTGTGTGCTGCATGCCATGTTCCCGCGCGAGTTCTCCGCGCTGTACAAGAAGCCGGCGGCCCCGGCGGCCGCGGCCGCTCCGGCGGCGGCTCCCGCCAAGGCGTCCGGCCCGGTCTCGCGGTATGCCCTCACGGTGAATGGGCAGCGCACCGAGGTGACGGTCGCCGAGCTGAACTGAGCGGCGCGAGGCTGACCGCCTCGGCGTTTTGAATTCGCGGCCCGGGTGGCGATGGCCCCCGGACCGCGTTTTGTTTTGGGCGGGTAGGGGCTCGGCGGCGGCGTGCGATTTCGCCGGCGGACAGCTTTTACGTTGGCGAAGGGCAGCGAGTTGGACACGTTGGCCCGATGTTCGACCCGATTGAAAAACTGAAGGAGTTTATCCGCCACCCCAGCGTTTCCACCGATTCGAAGTTCCGGGACGGAATGTTGGGTGCCCAGAAATTCGTCGCCGACCTGCTCGGCTCGATCGGCTTCCAGGTCGAGGTCGTCCGGACCGAGAAGCACCCCCTCATTTTTGCGCAGCGCGGCGGCGACAAGTCCTGGCCGCACGTGGTGATCTACGGGCACTACGACGTGCAGCCGGCCGACCCGCTCAATTTGTGGAAGACGGAGGCGTTTGAACCCACGATCATCGGCAACCGTATCTACGGCCGGGGCGCGGCGGACAACAAGGGACCGCTGATGACCAACATCGCCGCGATCGCCCAGCTCCTGGAGGAGCAGCCCAACCTGCCCCTGCGCATCACGTTTCTGATCGAGGGCGAGGAGGAGATGGGCAGCCCGAGCTTCCCAAAATTCCTCGAGCAGTATGCCGACCGCCTGCGCGAGGCGGACTTCGTCTATCTGTCTGACACGGCGCTGCCGAATGAGAACCAGGTTGTCATCACGGCGGGCCTCCGCGGCCTGACGCTCTTCGACCTCGTGGTCACGGGCGCCAAGGGCGACATGCACTCAGGCCTGCACGGCGGGGCGTTCCGCAACCCGATCCAGGCGCTGGCCGAGATCATGGCGACGCTGCACCTGCCCGACGGGCGGGTGAACGTGCCGGGCTTCTACGACGCGGTGCTGCCGGTGCACGACTGGGAGCGGGCGGAACTGAAGAAGCTGGGCGTCGATGAAAAGGCGTACGCGGAGTTCCTCGGCGTGGACATCTTCTACACGCCGCCGGGCTTCTCGCCGGCGGAGGCGATCCGGTTCCAGCCGACACTCGAGTTCAACGGCATCGGCGGCGGTTACCAGGGCGAGGGCACGAAGACCGTGATCCCGAGCAAGGCCTTCGTGAAGGTGAGCTGCCGGCTCGTGCCGAACCAGGAGCCGGACAAGATCAAGCGCCTCGTCATCGAGACGATCAAGGCCCGCGCGCCGAAGGGCGTGAAGCTGGAGTTCATCGACCAGCACAAGGGCGAGGCGTACGTGGTGGTGCCGCCGGACCGCAGCAACACGCCGAAGGACCAGTCGCCGGTGCTGGCGCGCGCGTTCCGGGCGACGGACAAGGCTGTAACCGAAATCTGGGGACGCCCGCCGCTGTACCTGCGCGAGGGCGGAAGCGTGCCGATCATCGCGGAGATCAAGCGAGCCACTGGGCTCGACTCCGTGATGCTCGGGCTGTTCCTGCCGGAGGATAACCTCCATGCGCCGAACGAGAGCTTCAATCTCGACGTGATGAAGAAGGGTATCGCCACCGCGCGCCGGATCTTCGCGGAGATTGCGAAGGGCTGAGCGCGTGGGTAGATCGGGCCGGGGAGCGAAGGCTTCCCGGCCGGAGTTCTCCCGCAGCGATGCCGCGGAGAGGACACAAAAAACGCCGCGGTGAAGACCGCGGCGTCTTGCTTGGGAAGGATGACGCGCTCAGAGCGGCGGCACGGCGCCGGCGGCGGGAGCCGAGGCCGGGGCGGCGGCGGGAGCGCCAGCGGCCGGGAGGGCCCCGGCGGCCTGCACGACGATGAGGTCGACGCGGCGATCCTTGGCCATGGTGGCCTCGTCGGCGTTCTTGGCGGCCTCGAGACTGCCCTTGGAGAGCGTCTCGATCCGGTCGGCGGGGACGCCGAGGGACTGCAGGTACTTCTTCACCGAGTTCGCACGACGATCACCCAGCGCGAGATTGTACTCGGCAGTGCCGCGCCAATCGCAGCGACCCTCGAGGAGGAGGCGCTGGCCGGCGTTCTTGTCGAGATAGTCCTTGGCGGCCTGGAGCTTCGCGCGCTCGGCCGACTTGATCGAAGAGCTGTCGTAATCGAAATAGACCGTCTGGTCCGCGAGGGCGGCGCGGTTCTGGCCATTGGCATCGAAGCCGGCATCGCGCTGCTGGAGTTCACCGCCGGCGGAGGTGTTGCCGGCGAGATCGGTCGGGCTAACGGAGCCGAGACCGGCGCCGGCGCCCTGCGGGCCCATGGCGGTGGCGGACGGATCCGGCCGCGCGGGCTTCTTGGTGCAGCCGGCGAAGACAAGCATCGCGCTCGCAACGACGAGGCAGAGACTCTTGGAAGGAAGGTTCATGAGAGAAAGGGAGGTCAGAACGGAAAGACGAGCTTATGGGGCCAACCGGCCCCCTCCCGCAAGGCCATTTACACAGGCTTCTTGGGCTCGATCAGGCCGACTTCCAGGGCGTAACGGGTGAGGCTGGCGACGTCGTGGAGGTTGAGTTTCCGCATCAGGTTGGTGCGGTGGTTGTCCACCGTCTTCACGCTGATGCCGAGTTTGGCGGCGATCTCCTTGGTGCTGTGGCTCTCGGCAACGAGCTGCAGAATCTCGCGTTCGCGATCGGTCAGGAAGTCAGGCGCACTGCTCGTGGCGGGGTTGGCCACGACGTTGCGGAGGAGGGCGGCGACGGCCGGCCCAAAGTAGGTGCCGCCGTTGGCGACGGTCTCCAGGCCCTTCTTGAACTCGAACAGCCCGGCGGTCTTCTCGACGAAGCCATGGGCGCCGGCTTCGAGCATCTCACGCACGAGCACCGGGTTCTCGTGTCCCGAAAACACGAGGACGCGCATCTCGGGGAGCTTCTTGTTCAACCGGCGGAGAATATCGACGCCGTTCAGCCCGGGGAGCTTGGCGTCCAGCACGCAGACGTCCGGGTGGGCTTCCATGCAAAGGGTGATGGCAGCTTGTCCATCGCCAGCCTCGCCGACGAGTTGGTAGTTGGCGTCCAACCGCAGAATCTCGGCCAACATCTCGCGAATCGCGGTTTGGTCTTCGATGATGACAAGGCGCTTCATTGGGGTGCGGTAGTATGGAATTACAGATGGTGGGTCGACAGGGATTCGAACCCTGAACCAACGACTTAAAAGGACGCTGCTCTACCATTGAGCTATCGACCCCCACTGACCGAAACGAAGGGGGAAAATGGGTTTTCGCTCTCTGGGTTTGCAAGAAATTTCTCCCCCTCCATATCAGGCGGGGCCATTGACCGGCAACGGCAACTCACCTATTGGCTCGCCCTTCGAAAGTGGGAACAATTCAGAACTACACCAATCACAGCGAGGCAGAACGTATGTCTGCCAAAGCCCAGGAAGTTGCGCTCGATCGCCTGTTGGTGGACCGCTTCAAGAGCGGCGACCAGTCCGCGTTTGACGAAATGGTCGCGCGCTACTGGGACCGGATCTACTCGATGGTGCATCAGCTGCTGCGCAACCAGCAGGATGCCGAGGAGGTAACGCAAGATGCCTTCATTAGGGCGCACCGCGGGCTTGTGAATTTTCGGGGAGATTCAGCCTTTTCGACCTGGCTGTACCAGATTGCGACGAACCTCGCGCGCAACCGGTACTGGTATTGGTGGCGCCGCAAGCGTGACCAGTCCGTCTCCATTGACGCTCCGGTCGGCCCCGAAAACGACATGACCCTCGCAGAAGTCATCCCGGCTGAAGTCGAATCGCCCGACGATATCGCAGTGACCGACGAATTCGTCGCCCGGATCGGCAAAGGGATGGAACGCCTTAGCGCCAAGCACCGCGAGATTCTCGTCTTGCGGAACATCAAAAACCTATCGTACGAGGAGATCGCCGCGATCTTGGGCATCTCTGTTGGAACCGTAAAGAGCCGGATTGCACGTGCCCGCGAAAGCCTGCGCGCGAAACTCGGCGAAGACTTCAAATGAAAGACTCCGAGTTTATCGAACTGCTCAACCTTTACCTCGACCATGAGATCAGTGCGGCCGATGCCGCCCGGCTCGAGGCTGAGGTGCAGGGGAATCCGTCCCGTCGGCGCATTTATCAGGACTATTGCCGCATGCAGAAGGCGTGTCGGATGCTGGCGGAAGACTTTGTCTCCGAACCCACGCCGGAGACCTCACGCAAGGTCATCGCTTTCAATGCTCAACCGCG
Proteins encoded:
- a CDS encoding biotin--[acetyl-CoA-carboxylase] ligase, whose protein sequence is MSIVSETIPAAYPADGWDIAVLDEVDSTNTLAGRKPAWTALRAHTQTGGRGRTRDRRWVSDSGGLWLSAVLPCPGPRTAWEILPLAAGWAVLDALRELGVSGARLRWPNDVMVGRGKLAGLLVERYTAETAVVGIGLNVFNHPERAAADLAGQTVRLADLVPGDQNLDAVMRVVLRSLREAHETVLGPGFGVIADELNRAWKEPRRVEVTLQGQTEPLVGQFHGVDLQGRLRLTVKGRAPAYYDATQVALLRELA
- a CDS encoding sodium ion-translocating decarboxylase subunit beta, yielding MQFHDLLNVFQGITTLFDSPTPIFVGRIGLMLLGMLLVYLGRKGVLEPLLMIPMGLGMAAVNAGVLFLDPMTAAAVGEGTAVKHGTLMMAPLVQKTDNLMYILQIDFLQPIYTFAFSNGLIACFVFMGIGVLLDVGFVLARPFLSMFLALCAELGTIVTFPIAVAMGLNYGEAASIAMVGGADGPMVLFTSLTLAKDLFVPITVVAYLYLGLTYGGYPYLIRLLVPEKLRGLKMPPKPIVKITADEKLTFAVVACTVLCLLFPSAAPLFLSLFVGVAVREAGLSYFVAFIDGPVLYGSTLFLGLLLGVLCEASIILDPRVLILLVLGILALLLSGIGGIVGGYIAYFASGRKINPVIGIAGVSCVPSTAKVAQKEVSKVRPDSIILPEALGANISGVITTAILTGIYVTLVPLLTK
- a CDS encoding sigma-70 family RNA polymerase sigma factor is translated as MSAKAQEVALDRLLVDRFKSGDQSAFDEMVARYWDRIYSMVHQLLRNQQDAEEVTQDAFIRAHRGLVNFRGDSAFSTWLYQIATNLARNRYWYWWRRKRDQSVSIDAPVGPENDMTLAEVIPAEVESPDDIAVTDEFVARIGKGMERLSAKHREILVLRNIKNLSYEEIAAILGISVGTVKSRIARARESLRAKLGEDFK
- a CDS encoding response regulator transcription factor, which gives rise to MKRLVIIEDQTAIREMLAEILRLDANYQLVGEAGDGQAAITLCMEAHPDVCVLDAKLPGLNGVDILRRLNKKLPEMRVLVFSGHENPVLVREMLEAGAHGFVEKTAGLFEFKKGLETVANGGTYFGPAVAALLRNVVANPATSSAPDFLTDREREILQLVAESHSTKEIAAKLGISVKTVDNHRTNLMRKLNLHDVASLTRYALEVGLIEPKKPV
- a CDS encoding acyl-CoA carboxylase subunit beta; translation: MAIPKSYLEELQKRREAAYAGGGADKLAERKKKGLLNARERLEALFQPGSFLESGLHAQHDCHNFGMQSKTLPTDGVITGVGYIDGRPIAAFSHDFTVGGGALGKIHSKKVADVMDYAMQAGMPMVGINDSGGARIQEGDDSLSGYGQIFFRNVLLSGVVPQISIIAGPCAGGAAYSPALTDFIIMTKKNAQMFICGPDVIKASTGQTTTMDEIGSAAAHATISGNIHFVAEDDHHAFDIARKLLSFLPQNNIMDPPHRPVPVPMERDERMNELVPEDSKAPLDVLKVINLLVDDGDFLEVQKDFAKNIVVGFGRIGGLVVGIIANQPAVKAGTLDIDSSDKGARFIRFCNVFNIPVVTLVDIPGFMPGVAQERGGIIRHGAKMLFAYAACTVPKITVIMRKAYGGAYLAMCSRDMGADFVYAWPCSEIAVMGAGGAVGVLYKKEIAAAADPKKKAAELADEYRKTFGSPYAAAAKAMINDVIEPAQTRGIVAMALRNTLSKRETRPPKKHGNIPL
- a CDS encoding pyruvate carboxylase subunit B; translation: MSLVAFNNTVLRDGHQSLAATRMTTAQMLPAAPILDELGFAGLETWGGATIDSCLRYLGENPFDRLRALKKAAPKTPQIMLLRGQNIVQYTSFPDDVVEAFVRANAAAGQDIFRIFDALNDTRNLATAIKTVRSCGKHARGEICYTTSPVHTIEAFVKLGVELEKMGCHSIGIKDMSGVIAPRIAYNLVKELKSKVGLPITLHTHDTAGLGAAAYLAAIDAGVDAVETSITPFANGTAQPDTVRMLALLEGHPRCPKFNTAKLQQLREYFTGVYKELEKFTSPANERVDSDTLCYQVPGGMLSNFRNQLKEQGMTDKFEQVMAEIPYVRQCLGWIPLVTPTSQIVGTQSMLNVKFGRWKNFSQPAMDIALGKYGRTPGPIDPQVLKLALEKSGQKQIEGRPADALAPRMAKLREELAAAGLPTNDEACVLHAMFPREFSALYKKPAAPAAAAAPAAAPAKASGPVSRYALTVNGQRTEVTVAELN
- a CDS encoding OmpA family protein; the protein is MNLPSKSLCLVVASAMLVFAGCTKKPARPDPSATAMGPQGAGAGLGSVSPTDLAGNTSAGGELQQRDAGFDANGQNRAALADQTVYFDYDSSSIKSAERAKLQAAKDYLDKNAGQRLLLEGRCDWRGTAEYNLALGDRRANSVKKYLQSLGVPADRIETLSKGSLEAAKNADEATMAKDRRVDLIVVQAAGALPAAGAPAAAPASAPAAGAVPPL
- a CDS encoding acetyl-CoA carboxylase biotin carboxyl carrier protein subunit; this encodes MKKLRVTIEGKSYDVLVEILDGGTPAAAAPAAAPVASAPVSAASVSAPVSAAPAPVAKPAAGGPGDVRSPLAGKIVSIDVKVGAAVQEGAQIATIEAMKMNTYIFAPKSGTVSAVHAKAGDGVEEGALLLQIA
- a CDS encoding M20/M25/M40 family metallo-hydrolase, whose translation is MFDPIEKLKEFIRHPSVSTDSKFRDGMLGAQKFVADLLGSIGFQVEVVRTEKHPLIFAQRGGDKSWPHVVIYGHYDVQPADPLNLWKTEAFEPTIIGNRIYGRGAADNKGPLMTNIAAIAQLLEEQPNLPLRITFLIEGEEEMGSPSFPKFLEQYADRLREADFVYLSDTALPNENQVVITAGLRGLTLFDLVVTGAKGDMHSGLHGGAFRNPIQALAEIMATLHLPDGRVNVPGFYDAVLPVHDWERAELKKLGVDEKAYAEFLGVDIFYTPPGFSPAEAIRFQPTLEFNGIGGGYQGEGTKTVIPSKAFVKVSCRLVPNQEPDKIKRLVIETIKARAPKGVKLEFIDQHKGEAYVVVPPDRSNTPKDQSPVLARAFRATDKAVTEIWGRPPLYLREGGSVPIIAEIKRATGLDSVMLGLFLPEDNLHAPNESFNLDVMKKGIATARRIFAEIAKG
- the mce gene encoding methylmalonyl-CoA epimerase; amino-acid sequence: MITRIDHLGIAVRSLDETIPYYEKALGLKCEHREEVPSQKVRTAFFTVGEVHLELLEPTSPESPVAKFIEKNGEGVHHVAFASTDIVGQLAQAAGAGTRLINDKPFEGAAGKLVAFLHPKSTHGVLTEICMPKNS